In Streptomyces paludis, the genomic stretch CGACATGCCGCACATCGTCGCACGTGGTGGGCCCTACCGCCGAATGGCCCCGCACACACGCCGGACGGCGTCCGTGGACGCCGTCCGGCACACCGCTGTCACCTCGGCCGAGCCGCCCTAATGCCCGGCTCCGTCCACCACCGCGGACCATTCGTCGAGCAGCGCCTGGGCGGACGCGTCGTCAGGACCCTCGGCCCACAGATGGGTGACGGCCTCGGCGGGATCCGGCAGGACCATCACCCAGCGCCCGTCGGCCTCCACCACCCGTACGCCGTCGGTGGTGTCCACCTGCCGGTCCCCGGCCGCCTCGACCACGCTGCGCATCACCAGCCCCTTGACGGCCCACGGGGTGGCCAGATCGCGACGCAGCACATGGGCGCGCGGGATCCGGGCGTCGATCTGGCTCAGCGTCAGCTGCGTACGCGCGACCAGACCGATCAGCCGTACGAAGGCGGCCGTACCGTCGAGCACACTGCTGAACTCCGGCACGATGAAGGCACCGCGGCCGTCACCACCGAAGATCGTGGTCTCCTCACGGCCCACCCGGGTCAGATCGTCGGGCGATGTCGTCGTCCACTCCACCTGCGTCCCGTGGTACGCGGCGACCTGCTCGGCGATCCTGGTGGTGGTCACCGGCAGCGCCACCCGCCCGCTGCGCCGCTCGGCGGCGACGAGATCGAGCAGCACCAGCAGGGCCCGGTCGTCCTCGATGATCCGGCCCCGCTCGTCGACGAGCGACAGCCGCTCACCCACGGGGTCGAACCGGACACCGAACGCGGCCCGCGCGGAGGCGACGATCTCCCCCAGCCTGACCAGCCCGGAGCGACGCGATTCGGCCGTCTCCGTCGGCCGGGACTCGTCCAGACCGGGATTGATCGTCAGCGCGTCGACCCCGAGCCTGCCCAGCAGACTGGGCAGGACAAGCCCCGCGCTGCCGTTGGACGCGTCGACCACGACCTTGAGCCCGGCCTCGGAGATCCCCGTCGTATCGACGTTACGGAGCAGCGAGCCGGTGTACGAGTCGAAGACGCTGGCCGGGAAGTGCAGATCCCCGATCTCACCGGGGAACGCGCGCCGGTACTCCTGACGCGCGTACACCCGGTCCAGCTTGCGCTGGCCGCCCTGTGAGAGATCCGCGCCGCGCTCGTCGAAGAACATGATGTCGACGGAGTCGGGGACCCCCGGCGAGGTACGGATCATGATGCCGCCGGCGCTGCCCCGGGCGGTCTGCTGGCGGGCCACCGGCAGCGGGACGTTCTCCAGGTCGCGTACGTCGATGGCGCTGGACTGGAGCGAGGAGATCACGGCCCGCTTGAGCGCGCGGGCCCCTCGCGAGTGGTCACGCGCCGTGGTGACGGTGGACCCCTTCTTGAGGGTGGTGGCGTACGCGCCGGCCAGCCGCACCGCGACCTCCGGTGTGATCTCCACATTGAGGATGCCGGAGACCCCACGCGCACCGAAGAGATGCGCCTGACCCCGGGACTCCCAGATCACCGAGGTGTTGACGAACGCGCCGGCCTCAATGGTCTTGAACGGGTAGACCCGCACATTGCCCTGGATGATCGATTCTTCACCGACCAGGCACTCATCACCGATGACCGCGCCGTCCTCGATCCGGGCCGCGCGCATGATGTCGGTGTTCTTGCCGATGACACAGCCGCGCAGATTGCAGTGCTGTCCGATGTAGACGTTGTCGTGGACGACGGCCTTGTGCAGGAAGGCACCGGTCTTGACGACTACATTGGAGCCGACCACGGTGTGTTCGCGGATCTCCGCGTCGGCTTCGACCTTGGCGTAGTCACCGATATAGAGCGGGCCGCGCAGTACGGCGTCGGGGTGCACCTCGGCGCCCTCGGCGACCCAGACTCCGGGCGACATCTCGAAGCCGTCGATCTCCACGTCGACCTTGCCTTCGAGGACATCGGCCTGCGCCTTGACATAGCTCTCGTGGGTGCCGACGTCCTCCCAGTACCCCTCGGCGATATAGCCGAAGATCGGCTTGCCCTCCTTCATGAGCTGCGGGAAGACATCGCCGGACCAGTCGACCGAGACATCGGCCTCGACATAGTCGAAGACCTCGGGCTCCATCACATAGATACCGGTGTTCACGGTGTCCGAGAAGACCTGGCCCCAGGTGGGCTTCTCCAGGAAACGTTCGACCTTTCCTTCCTCGTCCACGATCGTGATCCCGAATTCCAGTGGATTCGGCACCCGGGTCAGACACACCGTGACCAGTGCGCCCTTCTCCTTGTGGAAGGCGATGAGGTCGGTCAGATCGAAGTCGGTGAGAGCGTCGCCGGAAATGACGAGGAAGGTGTCGTCCTTCAGCGCTTCCTCGGCGTTCTTGACGCTCCCGGCGGTTCCGAGCGGCTTCTCCTCGTTGGCGTAACTCAGCTCCATGCCGAGTTCTTCACCGTCGCCGAAGTAGTTCTTGACGAGGGAGGCGAGGAATTGCACGGTTACGACGGTCTCGTTGAGCCCATGGCGCTTGAGCAACCGCAGCACATGCTCCATGATCGGCCGGTTCACGACCGGCAGGAGAGGCTTGGGCATGCTTGAGGTCATGGGGCGAAGTCGAGTTCCTTCGCCACCGGCCATCACGACGGCCTTCATGTCGGAAGCGTCCTCCTTGAAGAGACGGACTCGCCGACTTCACCCGTCTGGGGCGTCCGGGGCAGGACCGAAGTCCCTTGGCGGTCAAGCGCGGGCCGGGCGACGCTGCGCGGCACCACATCGACGAGCTTCAATCGGCCTCGGTGTCCGCCTTCACGAGCCGGCGGACCTGGACCACATAGAGGACTCCTGCCCACCAATACAGACTTGTACCCCATCCTGCGAACGCCCATCCGAAAACTTCGGCGAGTGACGCGAGCCACCCACTTCTGTCACTGAGGAGCAGAAGCGGGAAGGCGTACATCAAGTTGAAGGTAGCCGCCTTCCCCAGGAAGTTCACCTGGGGCGGCGGATAACCGTGCCGCCGGAGGATCCCCACCATGACCAGAAGCATCAGCTCACGGGCCAAAAGCGCGGCCGTGAGCCAGAGCGGCAGGATCTCGCGCCAGGTGAGGCCAACCAGGGTGGAAAGGATGTACAGACGGTCGGCGGCGGGGTCGAGGAGCCGCCCCAGGCTGCTGATCTGGTTCCAGCGGCGGGCGAGCTTGCCGTCGAGATAGTCGCTGATACCGCTCAGCATCAGGACCAGCAATGCCCACAGGTCACTGTTGGGCCCGCCGAACTCGGGGCGAAGAATCAGCCACAGGAAGAGCGGCACGCCAACGAGACGGGCCATGCTGAGGACGTTGGGGATGGTGAGTACCCGGTCCGTCTGAACGCGGGTCTCCTGGACCTCCACCCGGGGGCCTCCTGTGTGGAACGTGCCAACGATGCCTCCTGACCTTACCCTCAGAGCCGCCGGCCGAGGGTAAGGGGGGCCTTAAACGCAGAAATGCCCTGTACCAGATACCTGGCACAGGGCATTCCCACAATAATTGTTCGGCGGCGTCCTACTCTCCCACAGGGTCCCCCCTGCAGTACCATCGGCGCTGTGAGGCTTAGCTTCCGGGTTCGGAATGTAACCGGGCGTTTCCCTCACGCAATGACCACCGAAACACTATGAAGATATCCAACAGCTGGAAGACAACACGGCTGTTCGTTACTTCAGAACTAACACAGTGGACGCGAGCAACTGAGGACAAGCCCTCGGCCTATTAGTACCAGTCAGCTCCAACCGTTACCGGTCTTCCACATCTGGCCTATCAACCCAGTCGTCTACTGGGAGCCTTAACCCCTCAAAGGGGGTGGGAGTCCTCATCTCGAAGCAGGCTTCCCGCTTAGATGCTTTCAGCGGTTATCCTTTCCGAACGTAGCCAACCAGCCATGCCCTTGGCAGAACAACTGGCACACCAGAGGTTCGTCCGTCCCGGTCCTCTCGTACTAGGGACAGCCCTTCTCAAGACTCCTGCGCGCGCAGCGGATAGGGACCGAACTGTCTCACGACGTTCTAAACCCAGCTCGCGTACCGCTTTAATGGGCGAACAGCCCAACCCTTGGGACCGACTCCAGCCCCAGGATGCGACGAGCCGACATCGAGGTGCCAAACCATCCCGTCGATATGGACTCTTGGGGAAGATCAGCCTGTTATCCCCGGGGTACCTTTTATCCGTTGAGCGACGGCGCTTCCACAAGCCACCGCCGGATCACTAGTCCCGACTTTCGTCCCTGCTCGACCCGTCGGTCTCACAGTCAAGCTCCCTTGTGCACTTACACTCAACACCTGATTACCAACCAGGCTGAGGGAACCTTTGGGCGCCTCCGTTACTCTTTAGGAGGCAACCGCCCCAGTTAAACTACCCATCAGACACTGTCCCTGATCCGGATCACGGACCCAGGTTAGACATCCAGCACGACCAGAGTGGTATTTCAACGACGACTCCACCTGAACTGGCGTCCAAGCTTCAAAGTCTCCCACCTATCCTACACAAGCCGAACCGAACACCAATATCAAACTATAGTAAAGGTCCCGGGGTCTTTCCGTCCTGCTGCGCGAAACGAGCATCTTTACTCGTAGTGCAATTTCACCGGGCCTATGGTTGAGACAGTCGAGAAGTCGTTACGCCATTCGTGCAGGTCGGAACTTACCCGACAAGGAATTTCGCTACCTTAGGATGGTTATAGTTACCACCGCCGTTTACTGGCGCTTAAGTTCTCAGCTTCGCCAACCCGAAAGTCAGCTAACCGGTCCCCTTAACGTTCCAGCACCGGGCAGGCGTCAGTCCGTATACATCGCCTTACGGCTTCGCACGGACCTGTGTTTTTAGTAAACAGTCGCTTCTCGCTGGTCTCTGCGGCCACCCCAAGCTCAGGAAGTAAATTCCCTCACCCAGAATGGCCCCCCTTCTCCCGAAGTTACGGGGGCATTTTGCCGAGTTCCTTAACCATAGTTCACCCGAACGCCTCGGTATTCTCTACCTGACCACCTGAGTCGGTTTAGGGTACGGGCCGCCATGAAACTCGCTAGAGGCTTTTCTCGACAGCATAGGATCATCCACTTCACCACAATCGGCTCGGCATCAGGTCTCAGGCTACGTGCTGTCCGGATTTACCTGGACAACGCCCTACACCCTTACCCCGGGACAACCACCGCCCGGGCTGGACTACCTTCCTGCGTCACCCCATCGCTTACCTACTACCACCTTGGTTCAGCGGCTCCACCACTCCCCTTCACCCGAAGGATCCAGGACGGCTTCACGGCCTTAGCATCAATGGATTCGATACTGGGCGTTTCAAAGCGGGTACCGGAATATCAACCGGTTGTCCATCGACTACGCCTGTCGGCCTCGCCTTAGGTCCCGACTTACCCTGGGCAGATCAGCTTGACCCAGGAACCCTTAGTCAATCGGCGCACACGTTTCCCACGTGTGTATCGCTACTCATGCCTGCATTCTCACTCGTGAACCGTCCACAACTAGCTTCCGCTGCTGCTTCACCCGGCACACGACGCTCCCCTACCCATCACAGTCCCCGTTGGGGGTACGTACTGCAATGACACGACTTCGGCGGTACGCTTGAGCCCCGCTACATTGTCGGCGCGGAATCACTTGACCAGTGAGCTATTACGCACTCTTTCAAGGATGGCTGCTTCTAAGCCAACCTCCTGGTTGTCTCTGCGACTCCACATCCTTTCCCACTTAGCGTACGCTTAGGGGCCTTAGTCGATGCTCTGGGCTGTTTCCCTCTCGACCATGGAGCTTATCCCCCACAGTCTCACTGCCGCGCTCTCACTTACCGGCATTCGGAGTTTGGCTAAGGTCAGTAACCCGGTAGGGCCCATCGCCTATCCAGTGCTCTACCTCCGGCAAGAAACACACGACGCTGCACCTAAATGCATTTCGGGGAGAACCAGCTATCACGGAGTTTGATTGGCCTTTCACCCCTAACCACAGGTCATCCCCCAGGTTTTCAACCCTGGTGGGTTCGGTCCTCCACGAAGTCTTACCTCCGCTTCAACCTGCCCATGGCTAGATCACTCCGCTTCGGGTCTTGAGCGCGCTACTATAACGCCCTATTCGGACTCGCTTTCGCTACGGCTTCCCCACACGGGTTAACCTCGCAACACACCGCAAACTCGCAGGCTCAT encodes the following:
- a CDS encoding mannose-1-phosphate guanyltransferase, translated to MKAVVMAGGEGTRLRPMTSSMPKPLLPVVNRPIMEHVLRLLKRHGLNETVVTVQFLASLVKNYFGDGEELGMELSYANEEKPLGTAGSVKNAEEALKDDTFLVISGDALTDFDLTDLIAFHKEKGALVTVCLTRVPNPLEFGITIVDEEGKVERFLEKPTWGQVFSDTVNTGIYVMEPEVFDYVEADVSVDWSGDVFPQLMKEGKPIFGYIAEGYWEDVGTHESYVKAQADVLEGKVDVEIDGFEMSPGVWVAEGAEVHPDAVLRGPLYIGDYAKVEADAEIREHTVVGSNVVVKTGAFLHKAVVHDNVYIGQHCNLRGCVIGKNTDIMRAARIEDGAVIGDECLVGEESIIQGNVRVYPFKTIEAGAFVNTSVIWESRGQAHLFGARGVSGILNVEITPEVAVRLAGAYATTLKKGSTVTTARDHSRGARALKRAVISSLQSSAIDVRDLENVPLPVARQQTARGSAGGIMIRTSPGVPDSVDIMFFDERGADLSQGGQRKLDRVYARQEYRRAFPGEIGDLHFPASVFDSYTGSLLRNVDTTGISEAGLKVVVDASNGSAGLVLPSLLGRLGVDALTINPGLDESRPTETAESRRSGLVRLGEIVASARAAFGVRFDPVGERLSLVDERGRIIEDDRALLVLLDLVAAERRSGRVALPVTTTRIAEQVAAYHGTQVEWTTTSPDDLTRVGREETTIFGGDGRGAFIVPEFSSVLDGTAAFVRLIGLVARTQLTLSQIDARIPRAHVLRRDLATPWAVKGLVMRSVVEAAGDRQVDTTDGVRVVEADGRWVMVLPDPAEAVTHLWAEGPDDASAQALLDEWSAVVDGAGH
- a CDS encoding CDP-alcohol phosphatidyltransferase family protein, with product MEVQETRVQTDRVLTIPNVLSMARLVGVPLFLWLILRPEFGGPNSDLWALLVLMLSGISDYLDGKLARRWNQISSLGRLLDPAADRLYILSTLVGLTWREILPLWLTAALLARELMLLVMVGILRRHGYPPPQVNFLGKAATFNLMYAFPLLLLSDRSGWLASLAEVFGWAFAGWGTSLYWWAGVLYVVQVRRLVKADTEAD